One window from the genome of Aquabacterium sp. A3 encodes:
- a CDS encoding UDP-2,3-diacylglucosamine diphosphatase yields the protein MRPWINSPFSGSFLRAVSGMAAAPLPAIAEPGDDGHAEGIEASRTVRTVWISDVHLGTPGCQATALLDFLKHVECDTLFLVGDIVDGWQLRRNWYWPQAHNDVIQKLLRKARKGTRVIYVPGNHDEFARKFAEHSFGGVEVAHEWMHTTADGRQLWVTHGDLYDGVIQCAKWLAYLGDTLYEFTLKLNRHLNSWRARMGLPYWSLSRYLKLKVKRAVSYVAEFEGTLAREAHKRGAHGVVCGHIHHAEIRHIDGILYCNDGDWVESLTALVEEPDGRLHIVEWADVMAARQNAPATADMTPA from the coding sequence ATGCGCCCCTGGATCAACAGCCCCTTCAGCGGCTCCTTCCTGAGAGCCGTGAGCGGCATGGCCGCTGCGCCACTGCCGGCCATTGCCGAGCCCGGTGATGACGGACATGCCGAGGGCATCGAGGCCTCTCGGACGGTGCGCACGGTGTGGATCTCGGATGTGCACCTGGGCACGCCAGGTTGTCAGGCCACCGCCTTGCTGGACTTCTTGAAGCACGTGGAGTGTGACACCCTGTTCCTGGTGGGTGACATCGTCGACGGCTGGCAACTGCGTCGCAACTGGTACTGGCCGCAAGCCCACAACGACGTGATTCAAAAGCTCTTGCGCAAGGCACGCAAGGGCACCCGTGTGATCTACGTGCCAGGCAACCACGATGAGTTTGCGCGCAAGTTTGCAGAGCACTCTTTCGGTGGCGTGGAGGTGGCCCATGAGTGGATGCACACCACGGCCGATGGGCGCCAACTGTGGGTCACCCATGGCGATCTGTATGACGGTGTCATTCAATGCGCCAAGTGGCTGGCTTACCTGGGCGACACACTCTACGAATTCACCCTCAAGCTCAATCGGCACCTCAACTCGTGGCGTGCGCGCATGGGGCTGCCTTATTGGTCGCTGTCCAGGTACCTGAAGCTCAAGGTCAAGCGTGCTGTGAGTTATGTGGCCGAGTTCGAAGGCACCCTGGCCCGCGAGGCCCACAAGCGAGGCGCGCACGGTGTGGTGTGTGGTCACATCCACCATGCCGAAATACGCCACATCGATGGCATCTTGTACTGCAACGATGGCGACTGGGTGGAAAGCCTGACCGCTTTGGTGGAAGAGCCCGATGGACGGCTTCACATCGTCGAGTGGGCCGATGTGATGGCTGCGCGTCAAAACGCCCCTGCCACCGCCGACATGACGCCGGCCTGA
- a CDS encoding peptidase U32 family protein: protein MSLRPHRLELLSPARTADIGIEAINHGADAVYIGGPSFGARTNASNEVADIERLVQHAHRYHARIFATMNTILRDDELEAARRQIWQLYEAGVDALIIQDMGLLELDLPPIQLHASTQTDIRTVEKAKFLQDVGFSQIVLARELTLPQIRDIAAHTHCNIEFFIHGALCVAYSGQCFISHAHTGRSANRGDCSQACRLPYNVTDGAGQVVAFEQHVLSMKDNDQSANLRALIDAGVSSFKIEGRYKDMGYVKNITAHYRLLLDEILEDRPELARASSGECTFYFQPDPDRNFNRGSTDYFVNGRKDDIGAFDSPKHLGLPIGEVARVGDRWFDVALSAADEALAQGESTAGIDGIHNGDGLNYQTLLKDIVGVQVNTAEPVGKSGRLWRVFPNEDIAALKDLKPGVAINRNRDRAWDKLMAGKSAERRIGAWLSLSDTADGLRLTITDEDGHVGEATVACDKQAAQHPDKAEATLREHLGKLGTTILSALEVQLNLAQPWFVPASVINALRRDAVATLEAARVAGLPRLVPGEAVQPPVAYPEDSLSYLANVFNHKARDFYAQHGVKVIDAAYESHEEEGDVSLMITKHCVRFSLSLCPKQAKGVTGVQGQVKAEPLQLINGKEKLTLRFDCKPCEMHVVGKIKRSVMNQVPAAPLQFYRTRPLA from the coding sequence ATGTCTTTGCGCCCCCACCGTCTTGAGTTGTTGTCGCCTGCCCGCACCGCCGATATCGGCATCGAGGCCATCAACCATGGCGCGGACGCCGTGTACATCGGCGGCCCGTCCTTCGGTGCCCGCACCAATGCCAGCAATGAGGTGGCCGACATCGAGCGCCTGGTTCAGCACGCTCACCGCTACCACGCGCGCATCTTCGCCACGATGAACACCATCTTGCGCGACGACGAACTGGAAGCGGCACGCCGCCAGATCTGGCAACTGTATGAGGCGGGCGTGGACGCCCTCATCATCCAGGACATGGGCCTGCTGGAGCTGGACCTGCCCCCCATCCAGCTGCATGCCAGCACCCAGACCGACATCCGCACGGTCGAGAAAGCCAAGTTTTTGCAGGATGTGGGATTCAGCCAGATCGTGCTGGCCCGCGAGTTGACGCTGCCGCAAATCCGCGACATCGCCGCCCACACCCACTGCAACATCGAGTTCTTCATCCATGGCGCGCTGTGTGTGGCCTACAGCGGCCAGTGCTTCATCAGCCATGCGCACACCGGCCGCAGCGCCAACCGGGGTGATTGCTCGCAGGCCTGTCGCCTGCCCTACAACGTGACCGATGGTGCCGGCCAGGTGGTGGCGTTTGAGCAGCATGTGCTGTCCATGAAGGACAACGACCAGAGCGCCAACCTGCGCGCTTTGATCGACGCAGGCGTCAGCTCGTTCAAGATCGAGGGCCGCTACAAGGACATGGGCTATGTGAAGAACATCACCGCCCATTACCGATTGCTGCTGGACGAGATCCTGGAAGACCGTCCCGAGCTGGCTCGCGCCTCGTCCGGCGAATGCACCTTCTATTTCCAGCCCGACCCCGATCGCAACTTCAACCGGGGCAGCACCGATTACTTCGTCAACGGCCGCAAGGACGACATCGGTGCCTTTGACAGCCCCAAGCACCTGGGCTTGCCCATCGGAGAAGTGGCCCGCGTGGGCGACCGCTGGTTCGACGTGGCGCTGAGCGCAGCCGATGAGGCCCTGGCCCAAGGCGAGAGCACTGCCGGCATCGACGGCATCCACAACGGTGACGGCCTGAACTACCAGACCCTGCTCAAAGACATCGTGGGCGTGCAGGTGAACACCGCCGAGCCCGTGGGCAAATCGGGCCGCTTGTGGCGCGTGTTCCCCAACGAAGACATCGCGGCATTGAAGGACCTGAAACCCGGCGTGGCCATCAACCGCAACCGCGACCGCGCCTGGGACAAGCTGATGGCGGGCAAGTCGGCCGAGCGCCGCATTGGTGCCTGGTTGAGCCTGAGCGACACTGCCGATGGCCTGCGCCTGACCATCACCGACGAAGACGGCCATGTGGGCGAGGCCACCGTGGCCTGCGACAAGCAAGCCGCTCAGCACCCCGACAAGGCCGAAGCCACCCTGCGCGAACACCTGGGCAAGCTGGGCACCACCATCCTGTCGGCCCTTGAGGTGCAACTGAACCTGGCCCAGCCCTGGTTTGTGCCGGCCTCGGTGATCAACGCCCTGCGGCGCGATGCCGTGGCCACGCTGGAGGCCGCTCGCGTGGCGGGCCTGCCGCGCCTCGTGCCCGGCGAGGCTGTTCAGCCCCCGGTGGCCTATCCGGAAGACAGCCTCAGCTACTTGGCCAATGTGTTTAACCACAAAGCCCGCGACTTCTATGCCCAACATGGCGTGAAGGTGATCGACGCCGCTTACGAGAGCCATGAGGAAGAAGGCGACGTCAGCCTGATGATCACCAAACATTGCGTGCGCTTCTCGCTCAGCCTGTGCCCCAAGCAAGCCAAGGGCGTGACGGGCGTTCAGGGCCAGGTCAAGGCCGAGCCGCTGCAACTCATCAACGGCAAAGAAAAGCTCACCCTGCGCTTTGACTGCAAACCCTGCGAAATGCACGTGGTGGGCAAGATCAAGCGCTCGGTGATGAACCAGGTGCCAGCCGCCCCACTGCAGTTCTACCGCACACGCCCCTTGGCCTGA
- a CDS encoding DUF1624 domain-containing protein, whose product MDAQKGKLLRPPGSRLDCVDALRGAALVWMAVFHFCFDLATFKLIEADFYRDPFWTIQRTWILSMFLVCAGAGQALAVAQGQSWGRFWRREGQILACALLVSAASYVMFPRSVITFGVLHGMVVMLLIARLSAPLGVWLWPLGLLAVCLPWWFSHPWFDTRWTNWVGLVTHKPITEDYVPILPWLGVMWWGMAATQWALKHRPEWLSTAVSPSASGDNAGVSTPTPAWWRGLVHLGQWSLTFYMVHQPVLIGGLLAWMSLSGRGLPSW is encoded by the coding sequence ATGGACGCTCAAAAAGGCAAGCTTCTTCGCCCCCCCGGTTCGCGGCTGGACTGCGTGGACGCCCTGCGGGGCGCCGCCCTGGTCTGGATGGCCGTGTTCCATTTCTGCTTTGACCTGGCCACCTTCAAGCTGATCGAGGCCGATTTTTACCGTGACCCGTTCTGGACCATCCAGCGCACCTGGATCTTGTCCATGTTCCTGGTGTGCGCAGGCGCCGGCCAGGCGCTGGCCGTGGCTCAGGGTCAAAGCTGGGGTCGGTTTTGGCGTCGAGAGGGGCAGATTCTGGCCTGTGCGCTGCTGGTATCGGCCGCCTCGTATGTGATGTTTCCGCGCAGTGTCATCACCTTCGGTGTGCTGCACGGCATGGTGGTGATGTTGCTGATCGCCCGCCTGAGTGCGCCTCTGGGCGTCTGGTTGTGGCCACTCGGGCTGCTGGCGGTGTGCCTGCCCTGGTGGTTCAGCCACCCCTGGTTTGACACGCGGTGGACGAACTGGGTGGGCCTGGTCACACACAAGCCCATCACCGAAGATTACGTGCCCATCCTGCCCTGGCTGGGCGTGATGTGGTGGGGCATGGCGGCCACGCAATGGGCCCTGAAGCACCGCCCCGAGTGGCTCAGCACTGCCGTGAGCCCCTCGGCTTCGGGCGACAATGCCGGGGTGTCGACCCCGACGCCCGCCTGGTGGCGAGGCCTGGTGCACCTGGGCCAGTGGAGCCTGACGTTTTACATGGTGCACCAGCCGGTGCTGATCGGTGGCCTGCTGGCCTGGATGAGCCTGTCAGGCCGAGGCCTGCCATCGTGGTGA
- the rpiA gene encoding ribose-5-phosphate isomerase RpiA: MTQDELKTLVGRAALDHVPHGCIVGVGTGSTVDKFIDALGEALKADPQRVTGAVSSSVRSTQRLEALGVKVLPAESVTGLGVYVDGADEIDPAGFMIKGGGAALTREKIVAELAERFVCIADESKLVQTLGAFPLPVEVIPMAAAQVIRAFAAMGGQAQVRAGVTTDNGNIIVDVKGLKISAPAEFEAQVNQWPGVVTVGVFARNKASLCLLGTAQGVKTLTF; the protein is encoded by the coding sequence ATGACCCAAGACGAACTGAAAACCCTGGTGGGCCGCGCCGCCCTGGACCATGTGCCCCACGGCTGCATCGTGGGGGTGGGCACCGGCTCGACGGTGGACAAGTTCATCGATGCGCTGGGCGAAGCCTTGAAGGCCGACCCTCAGCGCGTGACCGGTGCGGTGTCAAGCTCGGTGCGCAGCACCCAGCGCTTGGAGGCCCTGGGGGTGAAGGTCTTGCCCGCCGAATCGGTGACCGGCCTGGGTGTGTACGTCGACGGGGCCGACGAGATCGACCCGGCGGGCTTCATGATCAAAGGCGGCGGCGCGGCCCTGACGCGCGAGAAGATCGTGGCGGAACTGGCCGAGCGCTTTGTGTGCATTGCCGACGAATCCAAGCTGGTGCAGACGCTGGGCGCCTTCCCGCTGCCGGTGGAAGTGATTCCGATGGCGGCGGCCCAGGTGATCCGTGCCTTTGCGGCCATGGGCGGTCAGGCGCAGGTGCGCGCTGGCGTGACCACCGACAACGGCAACATCATCGTCGATGTGAAGGGGCTGAAGATCAGCGCCCCCGCCGAGTTCGAGGCCCAGGTGAACCAGTGGCCCGGTGTGGTGACCGTGGGTGTGTTTGCCCGCAACAAGGCCTCGTTGTGCCTGTTGGGCACCGCTCAGGGCGTCAAAACATTGACGTTCTGA
- a CDS encoding glutaredoxin family protein encodes MRMARCTTNRLLHLSVLALLLGAAPAWALYKVVGPDGKVTYTDRPPAAGAPQPVSTIGASTSGTGANLAGLPYEVRQAAQRFPVQFYTTSPCEPCESARQFLSEQGVPYVEFTVTEDADLQAFRQQFKADGLPVLRVGSKTMTGFNSQEWLSYLKAAGYPANTALPSTYRQAAPRPWRGTSAGNAGRDTNTPREQAPDSAPSVAPPPGIRF; translated from the coding sequence ATGAGAATGGCACGCTGCACCACCAACCGCTTGCTGCACCTGAGTGTGTTGGCCCTGCTGCTGGGCGCGGCGCCTGCCTGGGCGCTCTACAAGGTGGTCGGGCCTGATGGCAAGGTCACTTACACCGACCGGCCACCTGCGGCAGGAGCGCCCCAGCCCGTCTCCACCATCGGAGCATCAACCAGCGGTACGGGCGCCAACTTGGCGGGTCTGCCATACGAAGTCCGCCAGGCCGCCCAGCGCTTTCCGGTGCAGTTCTACACCACATCACCCTGCGAGCCGTGCGAGTCTGCACGCCAGTTCTTGAGCGAACAAGGCGTGCCCTATGTCGAGTTCACGGTCACCGAAGACGCCGATTTGCAGGCGTTCAGGCAGCAGTTCAAAGCCGATGGCCTGCCCGTGCTTCGGGTGGGCAGCAAAACCATGACCGGCTTCAATTCCCAGGAGTGGCTCAGCTACCTGAAAGCCGCTGGCTACCCTGCCAACACGGCGCTGCCGTCCACGTACCGGCAGGCCGCACCCCGCCCCTGGCGTGGCACATCGGCCGGCAACGCGGGCCGCGACACCAATACACCACGCGAGCAGGCGCCAGACAGCGCGCCGTCTGTGGCGCCGCCACCAGGCATCCGTTTCTGA
- a CDS encoding M3 family metallopeptidase: MSTNPLLDTSGLPLFDQIKPEHVTPALDVLLADAEASLTKVTGPDVPPDYDALSLLLDVSTERLGRAWGAVGHLNSVADTPELRAAFNDNLPRMTEFYTRLGADERLYAKYKALNQAQQALPAEERLSAPRQRALDNALRGFVLGGAELQGEAKTRFAAIQEEQAAKSQAFSEHVMDATDAFAHYASADELVGVPQDVQDATRAAAEAEGKDGHKLTLHMPCYLPVMQYATHRGLRETMYRAYSTRASEFGPAERDNSQLMQDILRLRQEEATLLGYGSFADVSLVPKMADSPAQVMSFLRDLAQRARPYAEKDMAELRDFARSELGLDDLQAWDVAFVSEKLKEARYAFSDQEVKQYFTEPTVLKGLFSLIERLFEVQIKPDTAPVWHESVRFFRIERQGAQGTELVGQFYLDPYARPGKRPGAWMDDVRGRWSRPDNHATQTPVAHLVCNFAKGVGDKPALLTHDDVITLFHEFGHGLHHMLTKVNDIGVAGISGVEWDAVELPSQFMENFCWEWDVLQQLTSHVDTGAPLPRALYDKMIAAKNFQSGLMTLRQIEFSLFDMRLHAEAGSADRIQQVVDEVRREVAVNIPPAFNRFQHTFSHIFAGGYAAGYYSYKWAEVLSADAYAAFEEAASGAGVVNPEVGRRYREAILEAGGSRPAMESFKAFRGREPQIDALLRHQGMA; this comes from the coding sequence ATGAGCACCAATCCACTGCTTGACACTTCCGGCCTGCCCCTGTTCGACCAGATCAAGCCCGAGCACGTGACACCCGCGCTCGACGTGCTGCTGGCCGATGCCGAGGCCTCGCTGACCAAGGTGACGGGCCCGGACGTGCCGCCGGATTACGACGCCCTGTCGCTGCTGCTGGACGTGAGCACCGAGCGCCTGGGCCGTGCCTGGGGCGCCGTGGGCCACCTCAACAGCGTGGCCGACACGCCCGAGCTGCGTGCAGCCTTCAACGACAACCTGCCCCGCATGACGGAGTTCTACACCCGTCTGGGCGCCGACGAGCGCCTGTACGCCAAGTACAAGGCCCTGAACCAGGCCCAGCAAGCCTTGCCCGCCGAAGAGCGTCTGAGCGCGCCCCGCCAGCGTGCGCTGGACAACGCCCTGCGCGGCTTCGTGCTGGGCGGCGCCGAATTGCAAGGCGAGGCCAAAACCCGCTTTGCCGCCATCCAGGAAGAACAGGCGGCCAAATCGCAGGCTTTCTCTGAACACGTGATGGATGCCACGGACGCCTTCGCGCACTACGCCAGCGCCGACGAGCTGGTCGGGGTGCCCCAGGACGTGCAAGACGCCACCCGGGCTGCCGCCGAGGCGGAAGGCAAAGACGGCCACAAGCTGACGCTGCACATGCCCTGCTACCTGCCGGTGATGCAGTACGCCACCCACCGCGGCCTGCGCGAAACCATGTACCGCGCCTACAGCACCCGCGCCAGCGAGTTCGGCCCGGCCGAGCGCGACAACTCCCAGCTCATGCAAGACATCCTGCGCTTGCGCCAGGAAGAAGCCACGCTGCTGGGCTACGGCAGCTTTGCCGATGTGTCGCTGGTGCCCAAGATGGCCGACAGCCCGGCTCAGGTGATGAGCTTCTTGCGTGACCTGGCCCAACGCGCCCGTCCCTACGCAGAAAAAGACATGGCCGAGCTGCGCGACTTCGCCCGCAGCGAACTGGGCCTGGACGACCTGCAGGCCTGGGACGTGGCCTTCGTGAGCGAAAAGCTCAAAGAGGCCCGCTACGCCTTCAGCGATCAAGAGGTCAAACAGTACTTCACCGAGCCCACGGTGCTCAAAGGTCTGTTCAGCCTGATCGAGCGACTGTTCGAGGTGCAGATCAAGCCCGACACCGCCCCCGTGTGGCATGAATCCGTGCGCTTTTTCCGCATCGAACGCCAGGGTGCCCAGGGCACCGAGCTGGTCGGCCAGTTCTACCTCGACCCTTACGCCCGTCCGGGCAAGCGACCCGGCGCCTGGATGGACGATGTGCGCGGCCGCTGGTCACGCCCTGACAACCACGCCACGCAAACCCCGGTGGCGCACCTGGTGTGCAACTTCGCCAAGGGCGTGGGCGACAAGCCCGCCTTGCTCACCCACGACGACGTCATCACCCTCTTCCATGAGTTCGGGCACGGCCTGCACCACATGCTGACCAAGGTGAACGACATCGGCGTGGCCGGCATCAGCGGGGTGGAATGGGATGCGGTGGAATTGCCCAGCCAGTTCATGGAGAACTTCTGCTGGGAATGGGATGTGCTGCAGCAACTCACCTCGCATGTGGACACGGGCGCTCCCCTGCCCCGCGCGCTCTACGACAAGATGATCGCTGCCAAGAACTTCCAGAGCGGCCTGATGACCTTGCGCCAGATCGAGTTCTCGCTGTTCGACATGCGTCTGCACGCGGAAGCCGGCAGCGCTGACCGCATCCAGCAGGTGGTCGATGAGGTGCGCCGCGAGGTGGCGGTCAACATTCCGCCGGCCTTCAACCGCTTCCAGCACACCTTCTCACACATCTTTGCGGGCGGCTACGCGGCGGGGTATTACAGTTACAAGTGGGCCGAGGTGCTCTCGGCAGACGCCTATGCGGCGTTTGAAGAGGCTGCCTCAGGCGCCGGCGTGGTGAACCCCGAGGTGGGCCGCCGCTACCGCGAGGCCATCCTGGAGGCCGGTGGCAGCCGCCCGGCGATGGAGAGCTTCAAGGCCTTCCGTGGGCGCGAGCCTCAGATCGACGCCCTGTTGCGTCATCAGGGCATGGCCTGA
- the folD gene encoding bifunctional methylenetetrahydrofolate dehydrogenase/methenyltetrahydrofolate cyclohydrolase FolD → MTAQLIDGNALSKQLRAEVAQRASALTAKGLKPGLAVILVGDNPASQVYVRNKVKACEDVGFHSVLEKYEATMTEAELLARVEALNNDPSIHGILVQLPLPKHIDDHKVIEAISPLKDVDGFHVASAGALMVGEVGFKACTPYGCMKMLESIGMKDLRGKHAVVIGRSNIVGKPMAMMLLAANATVTITHSGTADLAAMTRQADIVVAAVGKRNVLTADMVKPGAVVIDVGMNRDDDGKLCGDVDFAGVKEVASHITPVPGGVGPMTITMLLVNTMEAAERTAAQA, encoded by the coding sequence ATGACCGCCCAACTCATTGATGGCAATGCCCTGTCCAAGCAACTGCGCGCCGAAGTCGCCCAGCGCGCTTCCGCGCTCACGGCCAAGGGCCTCAAGCCTGGGCTGGCCGTGATCCTGGTGGGCGACAACCCCGCCAGCCAGGTCTACGTGCGCAACAAGGTCAAGGCCTGTGAAGACGTGGGCTTTCACTCCGTGCTGGAAAAGTACGAGGCCACGATGACCGAGGCCGAATTGCTGGCCCGTGTCGAGGCCCTCAACAACGACCCGTCCATCCACGGCATCCTGGTGCAGTTGCCCCTGCCCAAGCACATCGACGACCACAAGGTGATCGAAGCCATCTCGCCACTGAAGGATGTGGACGGCTTCCATGTGGCCAGCGCCGGCGCCCTGATGGTGGGTGAGGTCGGCTTCAAGGCCTGCACGCCCTACGGCTGCATGAAGATGCTCGAATCCATCGGCATGAAAGACCTGCGCGGCAAGCATGCCGTGGTGATCGGCCGCTCCAACATCGTGGGCAAGCCCATGGCCATGATGCTGCTGGCCGCCAACGCCACCGTCACCATCACCCACAGCGGCACGGCCGACCTGGCCGCCATGACCCGCCAGGCCGACATCGTGGTGGCGGCCGTGGGCAAGCGTAACGTGCTGACGGCCGACATGGTCAAGCCCGGTGCCGTGGTGATCGACGTGGGCATGAACCGCGACGACGACGGCAAGCTCTGCGGCGACGTGGACTTTGCGGGCGTGAAAGAGGTGGCCAGCCACATCACCCCTGTGCCCGGTGGGGTGGGCCCCATGACCATTACCATGTTGTTGGTCAACACCATGGAAGCGGCAGAACGCACTGCCGCGCAAGCTTGA
- a CDS encoding response regulator transcription factor: MSLIPKKGTVYVVDDDEAVRDSLQWLLEGKDYRVRCFDSAESFLARFDPREVACLIADIRMDGMSGLELQDKLLERKSPLPIVFITGHGDVPMAVNTMKKGAMDFIEKPFKEDALVALVERMLDQARAAFSQSQEAASREALLSRLTTREAQVLERIVAGRLNKQIADDLGISIKTVEAHRANVMEKLNANTVADLLKIALGANQQPPAAATK, from the coding sequence ATGAGCTTGATTCCGAAAAAAGGCACGGTCTATGTGGTGGACGACGACGAGGCCGTCCGCGATTCACTGCAGTGGCTGCTGGAAGGCAAGGACTACCGCGTTCGTTGCTTTGACTCCGCCGAGTCGTTCCTCGCCCGTTTTGATCCCCGTGAAGTGGCCTGTCTGATCGCCGACATCCGCATGGATGGCATGAGCGGTCTTGAACTGCAAGACAAGCTGCTGGAGCGCAAGTCGCCTCTGCCCATCGTGTTCATCACGGGGCATGGTGACGTGCCCATGGCGGTGAACACCATGAAAAAGGGCGCGATGGACTTCATCGAAAAACCCTTCAAGGAAGACGCCCTGGTGGCCCTGGTTGAGCGCATGCTGGACCAGGCCCGTGCCGCGTTCTCGCAATCCCAGGAGGCCGCCAGCCGCGAGGCCCTGCTGTCTCGCCTGACCACCCGCGAAGCCCAGGTGCTGGAGCGCATCGTGGCCGGTCGGCTGAACAAGCAGATCGCGGATGATCTCGGCATTTCGATCAAGACCGTCGAGGCTCACCGGGCCAACGTCATGGAAAAGCTCAACGCCAACACCGTGGCCGACCTGCTGAAGATCGCCCTGGGCGCCAACCAGCAGCCCCCTGCCGCGGCCACCAAGTAA